One Ranitomeya imitator isolate aRanImi1 chromosome 4, aRanImi1.pri, whole genome shotgun sequence genomic window, gtactacagctctgctgccaattgcctgccaggactggtactacagctctgctgccgCCTGCTTGCCAGGACTGGcactacagctctgctgccacctgcctgccaggactggtagtacagctctgctgccacctgcttcccaggactggtactacagctctgctgccacctgcctccCAGCACTGGTagtacagctctgctgccacctgcttcccaggactggtactacagctctgctgccacctgcctgcCAGGACTGGTACTAGAGCTCTGCTGCCTCCTGCCTGAAAGGACTGGTAGTACaactctgctgccacctgcctgccaggactggtactacagctctgctgccacctgcctcccaggactggtagtacagctctgctgccacctgcctccCAGGACTGGTAGTACaactctgctgccacctgcctgcCAGGACTGGCACTagagctctgctgccacctgcctcccaggactggtactacagctctgctgccacctgcctgccaggactggtactacagctctgctgccacctgcttgctaggactggtactacagctctgctgccacctgcctgccaggacaggtactacagctctgctgccacctgtctgccaggactggtactagagctctgctgccacctgcctcccagaactggtactacagctctgctgccacctgtctgccaggactggtactacagctctgctgccacctgcttgCTAGGAAtggtactacagctctgctgccacctgcctgccaggacaggtactacagctctgctgccacctgtctgccaggactggtactagagctctgctgccacctgcctcccaggactggtactacagctctgctgccacctgtctgccaggactggtactagagctctgctgccacctgcctcccaggactggtactacagctctgctgccacctgtctGCCAGCACTGGTACTagagctctgctgccacctgcctcccaggactggtactacagctctgctgccacctgtctgccaggactggtactagagctctgctgccacctgcttcCCAGGACTGGTACTACAGGCTCTGCTGCCATCTGTCTGCCAGGACTGGTACTagagctctgctgccacctgcctcccaggactggtactacagctctgctgccacctgtctgccaggactggtactagagctctgctgccacctgcctgccaggactggtactacagctctgctgccacctgcttggtaggactggtactacagctctgctgccacctgcttgGTAGGACTGGTACTagagctctgctgccacctgcttcccaggactggtactacagctctgctgccacctgcctccCAGCACTGGTagtacagctctgctgccacctgcttcccaggactggtactacagctctgctgccacctgcctgcCAGGACTGGTACTAGAGCTCTGCTGCCTCCTGCCTGAAAGGACTGGTAGTACaactctgctgccacctgcctgccaggactggtactacagctctgctgccacctgcctcccaggactggtagtacagctctgctgccacctgcctccCAGGACTGGTAGTACaactctgctgccacctgcctgcCAGGACTGGCACTagagctctgctgccacctgcctgcCAGGACTGGCACTagagctctgctgccacctgcctcccaggactggtactacagctctgctgccacctgcctgccaggactggtactacagctctgctgccacctgcttgctaggactggtactacagctctgctgccacctgcctgccaggacaggtactacagctctgctgccacctgtctgccaggactggtactagagctctgctgccacctgcctcccaggactggtactacagctctgctgccacctgtctgccaggactggtactacagctctgctgccacctgcttgctaggactggtactacagctctgctgccacctgcctgccaggacaggtactacagctctgctgccacctgtctgccaggactggtactagagctctgctgccacctgcctcccaggactggtactacagctctgctgccatctgtctgccaggactggtactagagctctgctgccacctgcctcccaggactggtactacagctctgctgccatctgtctgccaggactggtactagagctctgctgccacctgcctcccaggactggtactacagctctgctgccacctgtctgccaggactggtactagagctctgctgccacctgcctcccaggactggtactacagctctgctgccatctgtctgccaggactggtactagagctctgctgccacctgcctcccaggactggtactacagctctgctgccacctgtctgccaggactggtactagagctctgctgccacctgcttcccaggactggtactacaggctctgctgccacctgtctgccaggactggtactagagctctgctgccacctgcctgcCAGGACCAGTACTACAGCATTGCTGCCACCCGCCTTTCTGTCAGCAGTACAGTGAAACTCTTGGCCCGGGAGGTTTGTGACCGTAGCTGTGGTACAGATGATGGATAGACAGGGCCGTATCTGAATATCCCAGACTCCGTGCTGGGAGAGGGTTAATAGTTTGTCacatattgcataatctgcatttgTCCTGCCCCCGAGGAGCAGATATCCAGACCTCGCCGCCGTGTCCCCCGTGGTCATCGTGTCCTCCGTGGGCAGCGGCGGCCTCCTCCTTCTTAGCCTCCTTCTTGGAGTGATTTGCATTTTCCACTTCTGTGATCTCAATATCTTCTTCAGGTGCAGTTGACGAGTGCAGCTGTGGAGGACAAAGCGCAGCCAGCAGTGAGAAGACAACTCGTGTCTGGTGTGTGAGAGCAGAACAGGACAAGAGACTACAGTGcattattctctgttatcagccgtttcAGATTTTTATGTTTTTATGCCCCCGACGTGTCATTTTTGGGAAGTTTCTGCTCCGACAGCTCGGTGCGACGGCCCCTAATCAGGACGGGGGTCCACCATTACCATTCGCTGCTGCTTGCGGTGTTTTGCTCGCAGGATGAAGGGTTTGATCAGCAGCATCCAGGGAACAGCGATGATCGCGAATATGACCAGGAAACTCTGGACTTCTTTCTGAAATCATGAAGAGATCAGATATTATTAGTGATGTGCCTAATGTAGgagaaccacaagtcccagcatgccgaGACACCGCTGGTGCACTCCTACATCAGCACTCAGTGTGGCCCCCAGGACCGGGCGCAGACCTGGATGCCCCCCAGCTGTACCTGGTGCTCGTACAGCGGAGCGTTGGTCGGGTCGTTGTAGTTGAACAGGAACATGTTGATGAAGTGGATGAGGATACTGGGGGCCTCCTGCGAGTTCCCCGCGTTGTATTTGCACCACTTGAAGATGATCATGAAGACAAGATAACCGAAGAGACAAAGGATGAAGATCATCTCCGGGATAAACTGCAGGACGATGTTAATGTGTCGGCGGAAATTGCTGGGAAGTAGAGAGAAATCATGAGTGAGAGCCCCCCAGATGCTGGGACCACCCATACTAATGCTCTGCCGCCCAGGACACCCCTGTACTGATCCTCTGCCGCCCAGGACACCCCTGTACTGATCCTCTGCCGCCCTGGACACCCCCGTACTGATCCACTGCAGCTCAGGACACCCCCGTACTGATTCTCTACCACCCAGGACACCCCCGTACTGATCCTCTACCGCCCAGGACACCACCGTACTGATCCTCTGCTGCCCGGGACACCCCCGTACTGATCCTCTGCTGCCCAGGACACCCTCGTACTGATCTTCTACCGCCCAGGACACCCCCGTACTGATCTTCTACCACCCAGGACACCCCCATACTGATCCACTGCAGCTCAGGACACCCCCGTATTGATCCACTGCAGCTCAGGACACCCCCGTACTGATCCTCTGCCGCCCAggacaccccaatactgatcctCTACCGCCCAGGACACCCCTGTACTGATCCTCTACCGCCCAGGACACCCCCGTACTGATCCTCTGCAGCCCAGGACACCCCCGTACTGATCCTCCGCCGCCCAGGACACCCCCGTACTGATCCTCTGCAGCCCAGGACACCCCCGTACTGATCCTCTACCGCTCAGGACACCCCCGTACTGATCCTCCGCCGCCCAGGACACCCCCGTACTGATCCTCTGCAGCCCAGGACACCCCCGTACTGATCCTCCGCCGCCCAGGACACCCCCGTACTGATCCTCTGCAGCCCAGGACACCCCCGTACTGATCCTCTGCTGCCCAGGACACCCCTATACTGATCCTCTGCAGACCAagacaccccaatactgatcctCTACCGCCCAGGACACCCCTGTACTGATCCTCTACCGCCCAGGACACCCCCGTACTGATCCTCTGCAGCCCAGGACACCCCCGTACTGATCCTCCGCCGCCCAGGACACCCCCGTACTGATCCTCTGCTGCCCAGGACACCCCTATACTGATCCTCTGCAGACCAGGACACCCCCATACTGATCCTCCACAGCCCAGAACACCCCTATACTGATCCCCTGCAGCCCAGGACACCCCCATTCTGACCCTCCGCAGCCCAGGACACCCCAATACAGATGATGAGACCATCCCTAGGTTTGAGTTTAGATTGACACCATCCATTAGAAACTCTCGTTTCCCCTTTTTAGAGTCCCGCACTCACATGTGGTTGAGGAGACCGAGCATCACCCCGAACACCATCTGTGTGATCCCCATCACCACCGACATCTTCATCTTGTAGGAATTCAGGAAGGTCAGCTTGTTCTTAGCGATATTCCAGATCTGGAGGAACAGCAGGAAATATTGGGGCGGAATCCCCCAAAACTAAAGACACAGAAAACCTGGAAATTAACTCACCGGGTCGATGCCAAACGGGTACGGGTTCCCGGAATACACGCCGGGGACCTTCGGGTCCAGCTGCAAATCTATTCCCTGGTGCAATAAATTATCGCTAGGAAGAGGGAGAAGGAAGGTAACCAGAGATGTCTACATGTGTAAAGAATGACAAGgaccgggtgagggggtgaggaccAGGTGGAGGGGACGAGGCGAAGACGAGGTGGAGGGGACGAGATGAGGACGAGGTGGAGGAGACGAGGTAAGGAACAGGTGGATGGGGTGAGGTGAGGACCGGGtggagggggcgaggtgaggaccgGGTGGAGGGGACGAGGCGAGGAACAGGTGGAGGGGACGACGCGAGGAACAGGTGGAGGGGACGAGACGAGGAGGAGACGAGGTGAGGACCGGGTGGAGGGGACGACGCGAGGAACAGGTGGAGGGGACGAGACGAGGACGAGGTGGAGGAGACGagacgaggaggaggagacgaGGTGAGGACCGGGTGGAGGGGACGACGCGAGGAACAGGTGGAGGGGACGACGCGAGGAACAGGTGGCGGGGACGAGACGAAGATGAGGTGGAGGGGACGAGATGAGGATGAGGTGGAGGGGACGAGACGAGGATGAGGTGGAGGAGACGAGGTAAGGAACAGGTGGATGGGGCGAGGTGAGGACGGGGTGGAGGAAACAAGGTGAGGATGGGGTGGAGGGGATAAGACGAGGACAAGATGGAGGGGATGAGACAAGGGCCGGGtggagggggcgaggtgaggacagGGTGGAAGGGGCGAGGCGATGACGGGGTGGAGGAGACAAGGTGAGGACGGGGTGGAGGAGGAAACGAGACGAGGACCGAGTGTAGGGGACGAGGCGAGGACGGGGTGGAGGAGACAAGGTGAGGACAGGGTGGAGAGGGCAAGGGAAAGGAACCTACTTCCAGGAGCCGTTGGTGAACATGGGCCGCACCCGCCATGACGAACCAAAGATGTTGAATGACTTGGAGAAGCAGTCGTTGTAGATGAAGCCAGTGTAGATGGAGAATACGCCCATGAGGAGGATCAGGTACCGGCCCCCGAAGAACGTGTTCCAGATCTACGAGAGCAATAGGAAAGACGATGAGGAACGTTTCATTTTTATCTTGACGTATTTAGGGAGCATAGGGATAAGGTACCCCTAGCCTGTCAGAGGGGTGGGAAAATTGTACCTAAAGTTGGTCAGGGTGGTGGGCCGGTATGTCCCACAGCCTGTTGTAcaaaaacaaaaatgttatttCCTGGGGAGAAAGCCTGTCACTCACGGCCCAAGAGCCCAGAACGCAAGAAACGTCCTGTCTCCTGGACTCCCATCATCAAGTGGGATAACAGGACCATTGATTGACCCAGAACAGGTCCCAGGGGGTTCCTGTAATTTTTGGCTCTAGCCTCACTTTTGGCTACCCCTAGCCAGGAGTCCCAGACCTGTCGGAGTAACCCCCCGGAGAAGCCTATCCCTGAATCTCCAACAGGGAGGGTATTATGGAATCCAGGATAGGTGGGCGGTTCAGGGGGAATCTGTCAATCGGCCCCTACGCCAcctcaaaagggggaggtgtcatagaaaatattaaagatccttgaggtccctcatatcccccctcttttttttttctttcatctatCGTGTCTTGAGGAGACAagtggtagatgacatttgccaaatCGTAATTGACATCAATATCCTGCAAACATTTTACTTGTACGTAGTGCGAGTCCAGGACTCCATAAAATGTGTAAAAAGACATAAAAGTGCCCCTAAAAGTctgcgtttttttaaaaattttgttaTCTCCCCTAAAAATAGAATATAAGGCAAAAAAATCTTTAGGTACCCAAAATGGAAGCAATAAACGTCAGCTCCAGACACAACACGCATGAGGCCGTGAACGGTAAGAAGAAGGGAGACAAAGAAAAGCGTAAAAACAAACAGGTGTGAACATATACGGGCTAAGAGGGTCCGGTCCCCGGCTACAGTGGGGTCACATCAGGCTCTGGGGCGACATTAGAAGCCCctctctctgttaaccatttagatgctgcaaTGTCGCTGGTTACACAGCACCTGGTGCACATTCAGTAGGCGGTTTATGCCCGGCGATATTTCCCTTCTCTCGTCCTCTCACCTCATTGTCCGTCTTGGCAGCCAGAAGCTTTTTCTCGTTCGCCACCATCCATGCCGCGAACCCTAACATGACGGCGCCGTGTCCGCAGTCGCCAAACATCACCGCGAAGAGGAAGGGGAAGGTGACGATGGTGTATGGGGCTGGACGGGAGGAGGGCACTCATTATaacgacatcaccgctccccaacaATGATCCCCCCCCGGAAGGATCTTACTTGGGTTCATCTCTCTGTAGTTCCCGACCCCGTAGGCGTCGATGATGTTCTGGAAGCCGGAGGTGAACTTGTTGATCCGGTTGAAGGTCGGCGGCTCCATTTTGGTGGGTATATCGGTCAGGATGGGAGCGATGGTGGAGCCGCTGCGCTCCTGCAATGGAGGACGCCGTTACAATGTATCACTGGGGGCCCCTGGTTATATCCGACATAGCGACTCTCACCATCCCGCGGTGCAGCGCCCGTTTGATGCGCTCCTTGTCGTTCACCGGGCACCAGATCTCGGCAATGACGCACTGCTGGGTGACGTCGATGTTGCACAGGTTCAGCACGTGGTACACGGccttcatcttcttcaccttaatCATCCAGCCGGAGAGATTCTGCGCCGCCTCCAACAACACGCGCTGCCGGTGCGACTCCGTCTGCGTAATCACCTGAAACGGACGAGAAATGTTCATCCTGAGCCGCCTGCTTCATGAAGATCATCACACAGGCGCATGGGGCCCTATTCATTATCgcatctgccattttttttttttttacgccaaatccctgCGCACATTTTGAAGCATTTTtccagcttgttttttttgtaTCTCAGATTTTGGCGACTGATTTATTATTTTTGACTCTTTTTTTAAGTCACAATTTTTTTATGCAAATGTTACAGCCGTGAGCGATATTTTAATGGATCGTGCGATTATTTTGCTCCAGAAAGtcgtaaaaaacacaaaaattaaaatCCAGATCGCCACCTGCAATTTTTTTTAACCCGTGTTTTTTATTCTGTCTTGCAATATTTGTCACTTTTTCTTCCTGTCAACATTCAAGAAGATTTTTTTGTCTAacacctttcttttttttttttttagcaaaaagttGCACGTTCTGAACCAAATAAAAATCTCGCAACACAAAAGTTTCGcaactttttgaaaagtttttAAATAGTTGCAATTGATTTATCCGCCCCAAACATCTGGGAAACTAAAACCTGCGCCAACGAAGAGGAACaggaaaaaaaagccaaaaatataATATGGAATCAAAGAAagatctaaggctaagttcacattagcgttgtgcggcgcagcgttGGGCGcatggacatatatatatatttaacatggggggcgcatggacatgcgttgtcttgcgttttgtgacgcatgcgtcattttggcacaactgtcagggcgcagaggacgctgcatgatgcagttttttcggcgccaaaaatcatgcaaaaaatgaccgcatgcgtcacaaaactctgcgttgtgcatgcgttttgcatgcgttgtgtcgtcaaatgtgaacgtagcctaaaatgtaCGAAAAATGAAGAtagataaaaatataaataataataatagtaattaaaaaatatcaaaatgaaaaaaaggcaaaaatgcgATAATTGATCGGGTCCATATTGTGGTCAGACATGGCGCCGCTGCCCCTCCCCCACGCACCGCGTTCAGGTCCTCGATCCTGGTGTTCACATCGGCGGCCATGTCCCTGCGCTCGGATGCGGACTCCGGACACGGGTACACTGTGGCTTTAAACCTGTAACATAAGATGAGAACGGTCGCTGCACGCAGTTTTTTTTAATCTACAATTTACAATGGGAGACGACGCCATCGCCAGGAAAAACTGTGTGAACCCCAATCAATGACAGCAAACGGAAAAAGgggccaaatttttttaaaaaggggCCTCAAATCTGGGGGCTCCCCAATATCACACCCACTACCACTACCACCACAAGCCGCCACCAGAGGCCCCCGCGCACCCCTCACAGATCTTGCGGATCTTCTGCTTCAGT contains:
- the ATP6V0A4 gene encoding V-type proton ATPase 116 kDa subunit a 4, which encodes MGSLFRSEEMCLTQLILQVEAGYCCIAELGELGLVQFRDLNVSVNNFQRRFVNEVRRCEGMERILRFLVCEMQNDKIEVGNPEKSPQTPLPREMIDLETTLEKLEGELQEVNGNQQRLKQNFLELTELKHLLKKTQDFFEAEANLPDEFFNEDTSSLLELRTVPSAAAAGKLGFTAGVIGRERMASFERLLWRVCRGNIYLKYSELDTALEDPVTKEEVKKNVFIIFYQGDQLKQKIRKICEGFKATVYPCPESASERRDMAADVNTRIEDLNAVITQTESHRQRVLLEAAQNLSGWMIKVKKMKAVYHVLNLCNIDVTQQCVIAEIWCPVNDKERIKRALHRGMERSGSTIAPILTDIPTKMEPPTFNRINKFTSGFQNIIDAYGVGNYREMNPTPYTIVTFPFLFAVMFGDCGHGAVMLGFAAWMVANEKKLLAAKTDNEIWNTFFGGRYLILLMGVFSIYTGFIYNDCFSKSFNIFGSSWRVRPMFTNGSWNDNLLHQGIDLQLDPKVPGVYSGNPYPFGIDPIWNIAKNKLTFLNSYKMKMSVVMGITQMVFGVMLGLLNHINFRRHINIVLQFIPEMIFILCLFGYLVFMIIFKWCKYNAGNSQEAPSILIHFINMFLFNYNDPTNAPLYEHQKEVQSFLVIFAIIAVPWMLLIKPFILRAKHRKQQRMLHSSTAPEEDIEITEVENANHSKKEAKKEEAAAAHGGHDDHGGHGGEFDFGDIFVHQAIHTIEYCLGCISNTASYLRLWALSLAHAQLSEVLWTMVMHSGLSSSGWGGLVGVFIIFAIFAVLTIAILLIMEGLSAFLHALRLHWVEFQNKFYSGTGHMFSPFSFQHILEGSADD